In Streptomyces sclerotialus, one genomic interval encodes:
- a CDS encoding glutamyl-tRNA reductase codes for MSLLVVGLSHRSAPVSILERAALAPDSRGKLLQDVVSAEPAAESAVLSTCNRIELYADVDKFHAGVAELSTLLAQHSGVSLDELTPYLYVHYEDRAVHHLLSVACGLDSMVVGEGQILGQIKDALALAQDQHTAGRLLNDLFQQALRVGKRAHSETGIDKAGQSLVTFGLEQLSGAAGGHDAHCILVDDAVPDATAPLGTPSVDAWARGKRALVIGAGSMSSLAAATLARAGVSELAVANRTLERAVRLTEILTEPGSPGRANGLTARAVPMSDVPAELAGADIVISCTGATGLVLTGEAVAAAVEGRTDRELSLLDLAMPRDIDGAAHRIEGVRLVDIESLADASADAPMASDVDQVRSIVSEEVAAFGAAQRAATITPTVVALRTMAADVVAAELARLDGRLPDLDDKQRAEINQTVRRVVDKLLHAPTVRVKQLASEPGGAGYADALTKLFDLDPQTVAAVSRADTRADRHDTAREQRS; via the coding sequence ATGAGCCTTCTCGTCGTCGGCCTGAGCCACCGCAGCGCGCCGGTCAGCATCCTGGAGCGGGCCGCGCTCGCGCCCGACTCCCGCGGCAAGCTGCTGCAGGACGTCGTGTCGGCCGAGCCGGCCGCCGAGTCGGCCGTGCTCTCCACCTGCAACCGCATCGAGCTCTACGCCGACGTGGACAAGTTCCACGCCGGTGTCGCCGAGCTGTCCACGCTGCTCGCCCAGCACAGCGGCGTCAGCCTCGACGAGCTCACGCCGTACCTCTACGTCCACTACGAGGACCGCGCCGTCCACCACCTGCTGTCCGTGGCCTGCGGCCTGGACTCCATGGTCGTCGGCGAGGGGCAGATCCTCGGCCAGATCAAGGACGCGCTCGCCCTCGCGCAGGACCAGCACACCGCGGGGCGCCTGCTGAACGACCTGTTCCAGCAGGCGCTGCGGGTCGGCAAGCGCGCGCACAGCGAGACCGGCATCGACAAGGCCGGCCAGTCCCTGGTCACCTTCGGCCTGGAGCAGCTGTCGGGCGCGGCCGGCGGTCACGACGCGCACTGCATCCTGGTCGACGACGCCGTGCCCGACGCCACGGCCCCGCTCGGTACGCCGAGCGTGGACGCCTGGGCCCGCGGAAAGCGGGCCCTGGTCATCGGCGCGGGTTCGATGTCCTCGCTCGCGGCCGCCACCCTGGCCCGCGCCGGCGTCTCGGAACTGGCCGTCGCCAATCGCACCCTGGAGCGGGCCGTACGGCTCACCGAGATCCTCACCGAGCCGGGCAGCCCCGGGCGCGCGAACGGCCTGACCGCCCGCGCCGTCCCGATGTCCGACGTACCGGCCGAGCTGGCCGGGGCGGACATCGTGATCTCGTGTACCGGGGCGACCGGCCTCGTCCTCACCGGCGAGGCGGTCGCGGCGGCCGTCGAGGGCCGTACGGACCGCGAACTGTCCCTGCTCGACCTGGCGATGCCGCGCGACATCGACGGCGCTGCGCACCGCATCGAGGGGGTGCGGCTGGTCGACATCGAGTCCCTGGCCGACGCGTCCGCCGACGCTCCCATGGCGTCCGACGTGGACCAGGTGCGCTCCATCGTCTCCGAGGAGGTCGCGGCCTTCGGCGCGGCCCAGCGCGCCGCGACGATCACCCCGACCGTGGTCGCCCTGCGCACCATGGCCGCCGACGTGGTCGCCGCCGAGCTCGCCCGCCTGGACGGCCGCCTCCCCGACCTGGACGACAAGCAGCGCGCGGAGATCAACCAGACCGTGCGCCGGGTCGTCGACAAGCTTCTGCACGCGCCCACGGTGAGGGTCAAGCAGCTCGCCAGCGAGCCCGGCGGCGCCGGGTACGCCGACGCGCTGACCAAACTCTTCGACCTCGACCCCCAGACGGTCGCCGCCGTCAGCCGGGCCGACACGCGCGCGGACAGGCACGACACAGCACGGGAGCAGCGCTCATGA
- a CDS encoding redox-sensing transcriptional repressor Rex: MATGRTHRPATRSRGIPEATVARLPLYLRALTALSERSVPTVSSEELAAAAGVNSAKLRKDFSYLGSYGTRGVGYDVEYLVYQISRELGLTQDWPVVIVGIGNLGAALANYGGFASRGFRVAALIDADPAMAGKPVAGIAVQHTDELEKIINDNGVSIGVIATPAGAAQQVCDRLVAAGVTSILNFAPTVLSVPEGVDVRKVDLSIELQILAFHEQRKAGEEASSQDAAQPVAPVRPAPAAGTENGHDDSDRKGPDGDVPAVMPA; the protein is encoded by the coding sequence GTGGCAACTGGCCGAACTCACCGACCGGCGACCCGAAGCCGAGGGATCCCCGAGGCCACCGTCGCCCGGCTTCCGCTGTATCTGCGTGCACTGACCGCGCTCTCGGAGCGTTCGGTCCCCACGGTCTCCTCCGAGGAGCTGGCCGCCGCGGCGGGGGTCAATTCCGCCAAGCTGCGCAAGGACTTCTCGTACCTCGGCTCGTACGGCACCCGCGGCGTGGGCTACGACGTGGAGTACCTCGTCTACCAGATCTCCCGGGAGCTCGGCCTCACGCAGGACTGGCCGGTTGTGATCGTCGGTATCGGTAACCTCGGCGCCGCGCTCGCCAACTACGGCGGCTTCGCCTCCCGCGGCTTCCGCGTCGCGGCCCTGATCGACGCCGACCCGGCCATGGCCGGCAAGCCCGTCGCGGGCATCGCCGTCCAGCACACCGACGAGCTCGAAAAGATCATCAACGACAACGGCGTCTCGATCGGTGTGATCGCGACCCCCGCGGGCGCGGCCCAGCAGGTCTGCGACCGCCTCGTCGCCGCCGGCGTCACCTCCATCCTGAACTTCGCGCCGACCGTGCTGTCCGTCCCCGAAGGGGTCGACGTGCGCAAGGTCGACCTCTCCATAGAGCTGCAGATCCTCGCCTTCCACGAGCAGCGCAAGGCCGGCGAGGAGGCCAGCAGCCAGGACGCCGCGCAGCCGGTGGCACCGGTGCGCCCCGCGCCCGCCGCCGGAACCGAGAACGGCCACGACGACTCCGACCGCAAGGGACCCGACGGGGACGTGCCCGCCGTGATGCCGGCATGA
- a CDS encoding glutaredoxin family protein, with the protein MAPLLRRTQRKNPADRTVTLIGKPGCHLCDDAQQVIEAVCAETGAGWEKKDITEDEELYRKYWEQIPVILVDGAQHDFWRVDPQRLRKALGA; encoded by the coding sequence ATGGCCCCGCTTCTCCGCCGCACCCAGCGCAAGAATCCCGCCGACCGGACGGTCACGCTCATCGGCAAGCCCGGCTGCCACCTCTGCGACGACGCCCAGCAAGTGATCGAGGCGGTCTGCGCGGAGACCGGCGCCGGCTGGGAGAAGAAGGACATCACGGAGGACGAGGAGCTGTACCGCAAATACTGGGAGCAGATTCCGGTCATCCTCGTCGACGGAGCCCAGCACGACTTCTGGCGCGTGGACCCGCAGCGGCTGCGCAAGGCGCTGGGCGCCTGA
- a CDS encoding HAD-IB family hydrolase: MLAGEAAAEAARKSSQEAEAQAAAEAAAAAADSEAEDAEPDFPVVGDDKAAAFFDLDNTVMQGAAIYHFGRGLYKRHFFHKRDLARFVWQQAYFRLAGSENPEHMEDVRNSALSIVQGHRVSELMTIGEEIYDEYMAERVWPGTRALAQAHLDAGQKVWLVTAAPVETATIIARRLGLTGALGTVAESVGGVYTGKLVGEPLHGPAKAEAVRALAMAEGLDLSRCAAYSDSANDIPMLSLVGHPYAINPDTRLRKHAREHGWRLRDYRTGRKAAKIGIPAAAGVGAVAGGAAAAVALQRRRR; the protein is encoded by the coding sequence GTGCTGGCCGGCGAGGCGGCGGCCGAGGCCGCCCGCAAGAGCTCCCAGGAGGCCGAGGCACAGGCCGCAGCTGAAGCCGCCGCGGCGGCCGCCGACAGCGAAGCGGAGGACGCCGAGCCGGACTTCCCGGTCGTCGGCGACGACAAGGCAGCCGCCTTCTTCGACCTCGACAACACCGTCATGCAGGGCGCCGCGATCTACCACTTCGGGCGCGGCCTCTACAAACGGCACTTCTTCCACAAGCGCGACCTCGCCCGCTTCGTGTGGCAGCAGGCGTACTTCCGGCTGGCCGGCTCGGAGAACCCCGAGCACATGGAGGACGTACGCAACAGCGCGCTCTCCATCGTCCAGGGCCACCGCGTCTCCGAGCTGATGACCATAGGCGAGGAGATCTACGACGAGTACATGGCCGAGCGGGTCTGGCCCGGCACCCGCGCGCTCGCCCAGGCGCACCTGGACGCGGGCCAGAAGGTGTGGCTGGTGACCGCGGCGCCCGTCGAGACCGCCACGATCATCGCCCGCCGGCTCGGCCTGACCGGTGCGCTCGGCACGGTCGCCGAGTCCGTCGGCGGGGTCTACACGGGCAAGCTGGTCGGCGAACCGCTGCACGGGCCCGCCAAGGCCGAGGCGGTACGCGCGCTGGCCATGGCCGAGGGCCTGGACCTCTCGCGCTGCGCCGCGTACAGCGACTCCGCCAACGACATCCCGATGCTCTCGCTCGTCGGCCACCCGTACGCGATCAACCCCGACACCCGGCTGCGCAAGCACGCGCGCGAGCACGGCTGGCGGCTGCGCGACTACCGCACCGGCCGCAAGGCCGCCAAGATCGGCATCCCGGCGGCGGCCGGGGTGGGCGCGGTGGCGGGCGGCGCGGCGGCCGCCGTGGCCCTGCAGCGCCGGCGACGCTGA
- a CDS encoding ECF subfamily RNA polymerase sigma factor, BldN family, producing MYPHVGVDASGLATLRTTLVDHLRSFVPTAYAVPALATPAPAAGPASACYALADARTAVGARSAGSRTRRGGTTTARRPADSDSRRMMDLVERAQAGEADAFGRLYDQYADTVYRYIYYRVGGRATAEDLTSETFLRALRRIGTFTWQGRDFGAWLVTIARNLVADHFKSSRFRLEVTTGEMLDANEVERSPEDSVLESLSNAALLEAVRKLNPQQQECVTLRFLQGLSVAETARVMGKNEGAIKTLQYRAVRTLARLLPDDAR from the coding sequence GTGTACCCACACGTCGGGGTTGACGCCTCGGGCCTGGCTACGCTGCGTACGACACTCGTCGACCACCTGCGCAGTTTCGTCCCCACCGCGTACGCCGTCCCCGCCCTCGCCACACCAGCCCCTGCAGCAGGACCCGCCAGCGCCTGCTACGCCCTGGCGGACGCCAGGACCGCCGTCGGCGCCAGGTCCGCCGGCAGCCGAACGCGCCGCGGCGGCACGACCACCGCCCGCCGGCCCGCCGACAGCGACAGCCGCCGCATGATGGACCTCGTCGAACGGGCCCAGGCGGGCGAGGCCGACGCGTTCGGCCGGCTCTACGACCAGTACGCCGACACGGTCTACCGCTACATCTACTACCGCGTCGGCGGCCGGGCGACCGCCGAGGACCTGACCAGCGAGACGTTCCTGCGCGCACTGCGCCGGATCGGCACCTTCACCTGGCAGGGCCGGGACTTCGGAGCCTGGCTGGTGACCATCGCGCGCAACCTCGTCGCCGACCACTTCAAGTCCTCACGCTTCCGCCTGGAGGTGACCACGGGCGAGATGCTCGACGCCAACGAGGTCGAGCGCAGCCCCGAGGACTCGGTCCTGGAATCCCTGTCCAACGCCGCCCTCCTCGAAGCCGTCCGCAAACTCAACCCCCAGCAACAGGAATGCGTCACGCTCCGGTTCCTCCAGGGGTTGTCGGTCGCCGAGACCGCCCGCGTCATGGGCAAGAACGAGGGAGCGATCAAGACCCTCCAGTACCGCGCGGTCCGGACCCTCGCGCGCCTGCTGCCGGACGACGCCCGCTGA
- a CDS encoding DUF5667 domain-containing protein, protein MIANVSTHRRAHAFAQALEDQDFQGAADEQIDTPGQEPAEPETARLLAVAGGLGELPKPTLDPEARTIQRAQLIAAMEAAFAEGGAPSDGAKVPQQRGVRGAHRAAKSLGRLRPRSRLSRRLAAGGLTVGVAAGALSGVAAASSDALPGDSLYGLKRGMEDLKLGMAEDDSDRGRLYLDQASSRMHEARRLMERLKSGPLEHETLSEVRRSLSGVTQDAGTAHRLLHGAYERDGSLGAIQALDSFTSSHRDGWARLRDRLPVQLADVSRDVSSVFDAIDEEVGPLRPLLPKKDADKSAGHGTPSSGVPEQDPSAEPSRSGSPSASGKHDDSPTPSPSSSASSKEDGLLGGSTGGLLDPPKDDSPSPSEGERESDEPAEPDVTIPPLLPDLLPDLGVEGRGE, encoded by the coding sequence GTGATCGCGAACGTATCGACGCACCGGCGGGCTCACGCCTTCGCCCAGGCTCTGGAGGACCAGGACTTCCAGGGCGCGGCCGATGAGCAGATCGACACACCGGGGCAGGAGCCGGCGGAGCCCGAAACGGCACGGCTGCTGGCAGTCGCCGGCGGCCTGGGGGAGCTCCCCAAGCCCACGCTGGACCCCGAGGCGCGCACGATCCAGCGCGCCCAGCTCATCGCCGCGATGGAGGCCGCCTTCGCCGAAGGCGGCGCACCCTCCGACGGCGCGAAGGTGCCCCAGCAGCGCGGCGTGCGAGGCGCGCACCGCGCCGCCAAGTCACTCGGGCGGCTGCGTCCACGGTCCCGGCTGTCCAGGAGGCTCGCCGCCGGCGGGCTGACGGTCGGCGTGGCGGCGGGCGCGCTGAGCGGAGTGGCCGCCGCGAGCTCCGACGCGCTGCCCGGCGATTCGCTCTACGGCCTCAAGCGCGGCATGGAGGACCTCAAGCTCGGCATGGCCGAGGACGACTCCGACCGCGGCCGGCTCTACCTCGACCAGGCCTCCAGCCGGATGCACGAGGCCCGTCGGCTGATGGAGCGCCTGAAGTCCGGGCCGCTGGAGCACGAGACCCTGTCCGAGGTGCGCAGGTCGCTGTCGGGTGTCACCCAGGACGCCGGCACGGCCCACCGGCTGCTGCACGGCGCGTACGAGCGGGACGGTTCGCTCGGCGCCATCCAGGCGCTGGACTCCTTCACCTCGTCGCACCGCGACGGCTGGGCCCGGCTGCGGGACCGGCTCCCGGTCCAGCTCGCCGACGTCTCCCGGGACGTCAGCTCGGTCTTCGACGCCATAGACGAGGAGGTCGGGCCGCTGCGCCCGCTGCTGCCGAAGAAGGACGCCGACAAGAGCGCCGGGCACGGCACCCCCTCCTCCGGCGTGCCGGAGCAGGACCCCTCGGCGGAGCCGTCCCGTTCCGGCAGCCCCTCGGCGAGCGGCAAGCACGACGACTCGCCGACGCCCAGCCCGTCCTCGTCCGCCTCTTCGAAGGAGGACGGCCTGCTCGGCGGCAGCACCGGCGGCCTGCTCGACCCGCCGAAGGACGACAGCCCGTCCCCCTCGGAGGGCGAGCGCGAGAGCGACGAGCCCGCCGAGCCGGACGTCACCATCCCGCCGCTGCTTCCGGATCTGCTGCCGGACCTCGGCGTCGAGGGCCGGGGCGAGTAG
- a CDS encoding lysophospholipid acyltransferase family protein — MADAKVIPFGEEPRSRRRTKRSGDTARGAGLTPVPPPRQEEPEAAAPGDVPGEQGTSWEQRLAGGLSFLRRRLTGEYEVDDFGYDEELTDQVMMSVLRPLYEKYFRVEVKGIENIPDKGGALIVANHSGTLPLDGLMLQVAVHDQHPAGRHLRLLAADLVFMLPVVNELARKAGHTLACTEDAERLLERGEVVGVMPEGFKGVGKPFSDRYRLQRFGRGGFVSTALKAGVPIVPCSIVGAEEIYPMIGNAKTLARLLGFPYFPITPTFPWLGPLGAVPLPTKWTIQFGEPIPTDGYPAEAADDPMLMFNLTDQVRETIQHTLYKLLVQRRSVFF; from the coding sequence ATGGCGGACGCCAAGGTCATCCCGTTCGGCGAGGAGCCGCGCTCGCGGAGAAGGACCAAGCGGTCGGGCGACACGGCGCGGGGCGCGGGCCTGACGCCCGTACCACCGCCGCGCCAGGAGGAGCCGGAGGCCGCGGCCCCCGGTGACGTGCCCGGGGAACAGGGCACGTCCTGGGAACAGCGGCTCGCCGGCGGGCTCAGCTTCCTGCGCAGACGGCTCACCGGTGAGTACGAGGTCGACGACTTCGGGTACGACGAGGAGCTCACCGACCAGGTCATGATGTCCGTGCTGCGACCCCTGTACGAGAAGTACTTCCGGGTCGAGGTGAAGGGCATCGAGAACATCCCCGACAAGGGCGGGGCGCTCATCGTCGCCAACCACTCCGGGACGCTGCCGCTGGACGGCCTGATGCTCCAGGTCGCGGTGCACGACCAGCACCCGGCGGGGCGTCACCTGCGGCTGCTGGCGGCCGACCTGGTGTTCATGCTGCCGGTGGTCAACGAGCTGGCGCGGAAGGCCGGACACACGCTGGCCTGCACGGAGGACGCCGAGCGGCTGCTGGAGCGCGGCGAGGTGGTCGGCGTGATGCCGGAGGGCTTCAAGGGGGTCGGCAAGCCCTTCTCGGACCGGTACCGCCTGCAGCGCTTCGGGCGCGGCGGTTTCGTGTCGACGGCGCTGAAGGCCGGGGTGCCGATCGTGCCGTGCTCGATCGTGGGCGCGGAGGAGATCTACCCGATGATCGGGAACGCCAAGACGCTGGCGCGGCTGCTGGGTTTCCCGTACTTCCCGATCACGCCGACGTTCCCGTGGCTGGGGCCGCTGGGCGCCGTGCCGCTGCCGACGAAGTGGACCATCCAGTTCGGTGAGCCGATTCCGACGGACGGGTATCCGGCGGAGGCGGCGGACGATCCGATGCTGATGTTCAACCTCACCGACCAGGTGCGCGAAACGATTCAGCACACGCTCTACAAGCTGCTGGTGCAACGGCGTTCGGTGTTCTTCTGA
- a CDS encoding NAD-dependent epimerase/dehydratase family protein: protein MGKVVLVTGVARQLGGRYVRRLQRDPDVDRVIGVDAVPPEHHLGGAEFLKADIRHPAIAKVLAETGVDTVVHMDIHGTPLGSRGSRSSVKETNVIGTMQLLGACQKAPHVKRLVVKSSTSVYGSAPRDPAVFTETTGAKSLPSGGFAKDVMEVEGYVRGFARRRPDVAVCVLRFANILGPCADSPLAEYFSLPVLPTVLGYDPRLQFVHEEDAIEALRLATAEPRRGTLNSGTFNIAGDGVLLLSQCARRLGRPTLPLLLPTVTWAGSMLRQLGVTDFSPEQVRMLTHGRVVRTTQMRETLGFEPAYTTAETFAEFVRSRGPGLLPPETVSRTVDRLAALLPAASAQTQ, encoded by the coding sequence TTGGGCAAGGTCGTGCTCGTCACGGGAGTCGCACGTCAGCTGGGCGGCCGCTACGTCCGCCGGCTCCAGCGCGACCCCGACGTCGACCGGGTGATCGGTGTCGATGCCGTGCCGCCCGAGCACCACCTCGGTGGCGCGGAATTCCTCAAGGCCGACATCAGACATCCGGCCATCGCCAAGGTCCTCGCCGAGACCGGCGTGGACACCGTCGTCCACATGGACATCCACGGCACCCCGCTCGGTTCCCGCGGCAGCCGCTCGTCGGTCAAGGAGACCAACGTCATCGGCACGATGCAGCTGCTCGGCGCCTGCCAGAAGGCACCGCACGTCAAGCGGCTGGTCGTGAAGTCCTCCACGAGTGTGTACGGCTCGGCGCCCCGCGACCCGGCGGTCTTCACCGAGACCACCGGCGCCAAGTCGCTGCCCAGCGGCGGCTTCGCGAAGGACGTCATGGAGGTGGAGGGGTACGTACGCGGCTTCGCCCGCAGGCGGCCCGACGTCGCGGTCTGCGTGCTGCGGTTCGCCAACATCCTCGGGCCGTGCGCGGACTCCCCGCTCGCCGAGTACTTCTCGCTGCCCGTGCTGCCCACCGTCCTCGGGTACGACCCGCGTCTGCAGTTCGTGCACGAGGAGGACGCGATCGAGGCGCTGCGCCTGGCGACGGCCGAGCCCCGCCGGGGCACGCTCAACAGCGGCACGTTCAACATCGCGGGCGACGGCGTGCTGCTGCTCTCGCAGTGCGCGCGGCGGCTGGGCCGGCCCACCCTGCCGCTGCTGCTGCCGACGGTCACCTGGGCGGGCTCGATGCTGCGCCAGCTCGGGGTCACGGACTTCTCGCCGGAGCAGGTCCGGATGCTCACGCACGGCCGGGTCGTCCGGACGACCCAGATGCGCGAGACACTGGGGTTCGAACCGGCGTACACCACGGCCGAGACCTTCGCGGAGTTCGTCCGCAGCCGCGGGCCCGGCCTGCTGCCGCCGGAGACCGTCTCCCGTACCGTCGACCGGCTCGCCGCGCTGCTGCCCGCAGCCAGTGCCCAGACCCAGTGA
- a CDS encoding 30S ribosomal protein bS22: MGSVIKKRRKRMAKKKHRKLLKRTRVQRRNKK; encoded by the coding sequence GTGGGCTCTGTTATCAAGAAGCGGCGCAAGCGGATGGCGAAGAAGAAGCACCGCAAGCTGCTCAAGCGCACGCGTGTTCAGCGTCGCAACAAGAAGTAA
- a CDS encoding helix-turn-helix domain-containing protein, which translates to MAADQRPLNEVVFLTVAEVATVMRVSKMTVYRLVHSGHLPAIRVGRSFRVPEQAVHDYLRESYVGVESA; encoded by the coding sequence ATGGCTGCAGACCAGAGGCCTCTGAATGAGGTCGTGTTCCTTACTGTGGCGGAAGTTGCCACAGTGATGCGAGTGTCGAAGATGACCGTGTACCGCTTGGTGCACAGCGGTCATCTGCCCGCGATCCGAGTGGGGAGGTCGTTCCGGGTACCGGAGCAGGCGGTCCACGACTACCTCCGCGAGTCCTACGTGGGGGTGGAATCGGCCTGA
- a CDS encoding acetoin utilization protein AcuC: MSGRAQLMWDEAVTGYDFGPGHPMDPVRLALTMRLVEAYGLDRAPVQLTAAKAAGLSTLRLVHREDYIDAVRRASADPKAAETGYGLGTVDSPAFAGMHEASALIAGQSVGAAEAVWRGTALHAVNFAGGLHHAMPGGAAGFCIYNDAALAIARLLELGARRVAYVDVDVHHGDGVQAAFWEDPRVLTISLHEHPRTLFPQTGWPEETGAEGAEGSAVNVALPAGTGDDGWQRAFHAVVPELVAGFRPDVIVTQHGADTHFEDPLAHLAVSVDAQRAVAETCHRLAHEHCEGRWVALGGGGYAVVDVVPRTWTHLVAIAAGQPLDPATDIPEEWRHEVYRLTRQPGPRRMTDGREPVFRDFADSGYDPADRLDQAILATRRAVFPAHGLLP, translated from the coding sequence ATGAGCGGCCGCGCACAGCTGATGTGGGACGAGGCAGTAACGGGCTATGACTTCGGGCCCGGGCACCCGATGGACCCGGTGCGGCTCGCACTGACCATGCGGCTGGTGGAGGCGTACGGCCTCGACCGCGCGCCGGTGCAGCTGACGGCGGCCAAGGCGGCGGGCCTGTCCACGCTGCGGCTGGTGCACCGCGAGGACTACATCGACGCCGTGCGGCGGGCCTCGGCCGATCCCAAGGCGGCGGAGACGGGGTACGGACTCGGTACCGTGGACAGCCCGGCGTTCGCGGGGATGCACGAGGCATCGGCGCTGATCGCCGGGCAGTCGGTGGGCGCGGCCGAGGCGGTGTGGCGCGGGACAGCGCTGCACGCGGTGAACTTCGCCGGCGGGCTGCACCATGCGATGCCGGGCGGGGCGGCCGGTTTCTGCATCTACAACGACGCGGCGCTGGCGATCGCGCGCCTCCTGGAGCTGGGCGCGCGCCGGGTGGCGTACGTCGATGTCGACGTGCACCACGGGGACGGTGTGCAGGCCGCGTTCTGGGAGGACCCGCGCGTCCTGACGATCTCGCTGCACGAACACCCGCGCACCCTCTTCCCGCAGACCGGCTGGCCGGAGGAGACCGGCGCCGAGGGTGCGGAGGGCAGCGCGGTGAACGTGGCGCTGCCGGCCGGCACGGGGGACGACGGCTGGCAGCGTGCTTTCCATGCCGTGGTACCGGAGCTGGTGGCCGGTTTCCGGCCCGACGTGATCGTCACCCAGCACGGCGCCGACACGCACTTCGAGGATCCGCTGGCGCACCTGGCGGTGAGCGTGGACGCGCAGCGTGCGGTGGCCGAGACCTGCCACCGGCTCGCGCACGAGCACTGCGAGGGGCGCTGGGTCGCGCTCGGCGGCGGCGGTTACGCGGTGGTCGACGTGGTGCCGCGGACCTGGACGCATCTGGTCGCGATCGCCGCGGGGCAGCCGCTGGACCCGGCGACGGACATCCCGGAGGAGTGGCGGCACGAGGTGTACCGGCTGACGCGGCAGCCGGGACCGCGGCGGATGACGGACGGCCGGGAGCCGGTGTTCCGGGACTTCGCCGACAGCGGGTACGACCCGGCGGACCGGCTGGACCAGGCGATCCTGGCCACCCGCCGGGCGGTGTTCCCGGCGCACGGACTGCTGCCCTAG